The proteins below are encoded in one region of Citrobacter enshiensis:
- the rcsB gene encoding response regulator transcription factor RcsB: protein MNNINVIIADDHPIVLFGIRKSLEQIEWVNVVGEFEDSTALINNLPKLDAHVLITDLSMPGDKYGDGITLIKYIKRHFPSLSIIVLTMNNNPAILSAVLDLDIEGIVLKQGAPTDLPKALAALQKGKKFTPESVSRLLEKISAGGYGDKRLSPKESEVLRLFAEGFLVTEIAKKLNRSIKTISSQKKSAMMKLGVENDIALLNYLSSVTLSPSDKD, encoded by the coding sequence ATGAACAATATAAACGTAATTATTGCCGATGACCATCCGATTGTACTGTTCGGTATTCGCAAATCACTTGAACAAATCGAGTGGGTGAATGTTGTCGGCGAATTTGAAGACTCCACAGCACTGATCAACAATCTGCCTAAACTGGATGCACATGTGTTGATCACCGATCTCTCTATGCCGGGAGATAAATACGGTGACGGGATCACCTTAATCAAATATATCAAGCGCCATTTCCCGAGCCTGTCGATCATTGTTCTGACCATGAACAACAACCCGGCGATCCTGAGCGCCGTGCTGGATCTCGACATTGAGGGCATTGTCCTGAAACAAGGCGCCCCAACCGACTTGCCAAAAGCGCTGGCCGCGCTGCAAAAGGGCAAAAAATTCACCCCGGAAAGCGTTTCTCGCCTGCTGGAAAAAATCAGCGCGGGCGGTTACGGCGACAAACGTTTGTCACCGAAAGAGAGTGAAGTCCTGCGTCTGTTCGCCGAAGGTTTCCTGGTCACAGAGATTGCCAAGAAGCTAAACCGCAGCATTAAGACCATCAGTAGCCAGAAGAAATCGGCGATGATGAAGCTGGGCGTTGAGAACGATATCGCGCTGCTGAATTACCTCTCTTCGGTAACGCTGAGCCCGTCCGACAAAGATTGA